One genomic region from Bactrocera tryoni isolate S06 chromosome 3, CSIRO_BtryS06_freeze2, whole genome shotgun sequence encodes:
- the LOC120772029 gene encoding apolipoprotein D-like → MQKTILAIVALALFGIAQAQVQFSGACPCNVQVQPDFDVAAYLGSWYEYAKYPVYFEANGKCVKAEYTLKDNGQVGVVNSMIEATTDQASDIVGYAVVVENAKLLVTFPVSPAYNVSSNYWVLSTDYTNYSVVYSCQPTQDDSHSLVVWILTREQNPSAELIAKAKDVLTSNGVSLSPLVVTDQSGCQAAAADGDGCA, encoded by the exons ATGCAAAA aACTATTCTAGCAATCGTAGCCTTGGCGCTCTTCGGCATCGCTCAAGCACAAGTGCAATTTAGCGGTGCTTGTCCCTGCAATGTGCAGGTACAACCAGATTTCGATGTGGCTGCG TACTTGGGCTCCTGGTATGAATATGCCAAATATCCTGTATACTTCGAGGCTAACGGTAAATGTGTAAAGGCTGAATATACGCTCAAGGACAATGGTCAAGTGGGTGTGGTGAACAGCATGATCGAGGCAAC CACTGACCAAGCCTCTGACATTGTTGGCTATGCTGTGGTGGTCGAGAATGCTAAGTTGCTAGTTACCTTCCCGGTTAGTCCTGCCTACAATGTATCAAGCAATTATTGGGTTTTGTCCACCGATTACACCAATTACAGCGTTGTTTACTCTTGTCAACCGACACAAGACGACTCACATAGCC TTGTTGTTTGGATCTTGACCCGTGAGCAAAACCCATCTGCCGAACTTATCGCGAAAGCTAAAGATGTCCTGACTTCCAACGGTGTTTCCCTTAGCCCATTGGTTGTCACCGACCAAAGCGGATGTCAAGCTGCTGCAGCCGATGGTGACGGTTGCGCGTAA